Proteins from a genomic interval of Candidatus Nanopelagicales bacterium:
- a CDS encoding sigma-70 family RNA polymerase sigma factor has product MPDAATDTRIVEALRSDRSAGFDLLYRHYAERLFAYAVTVVRDRSAAEDATHESLMSAVANIGRLRDPSRLRPWLFAITRNRCLSVVRERSRFAHDDETLAMIPVDSNPTAELERGESSALVQAALTGLAPADRDSLALALRHDLDVSEVAAAMGANEPTARARISRAKAALTASVTGLLLARDRGSCTGLATALAGFEREWTPLIRKRVAKHAKTCPDCSERGTKRATAYVSAFSLPAVIALSSLSRARADEMLAHLDPGVMADVGSWTSDGFPRPVREATASSSRGPLIAAGAAAVVVIVVGGAWWRGSSQPQPEPSMMALTGPAASATQSPTDPSRTDPAPTRDAASPSPTPTEASSATASPSATTTSTGSTSTGSTSTGSTSTGRSSAPTNEDPAKRPSDTKTKSPSNGNGNGNGNGNAPDAEPETPPGTDEPTKHPDPPQPDPPTKQPDPEPEPEQTKQPEPDPTPRPTKRPEVSDAPPATANQPDDGPVIK; this is encoded by the coding sequence GTGCCCGACGCAGCCACCGATACCCGGATCGTCGAGGCCTTACGCTCCGACCGGAGCGCAGGCTTCGACCTCCTCTACCGCCACTACGCCGAGCGGCTGTTCGCCTACGCGGTCACGGTCGTCCGGGATCGCAGCGCGGCAGAGGACGCCACGCATGAATCCCTCATGTCGGCGGTGGCCAACATCGGTCGACTACGGGATCCCAGCCGACTTCGACCCTGGCTGTTCGCCATCACCCGCAACCGCTGTCTGTCCGTGGTGCGGGAGCGCAGCCGCTTCGCCCACGACGACGAGACGCTGGCCATGATCCCCGTTGACTCCAACCCCACCGCGGAACTCGAACGCGGCGAGTCCTCCGCGTTGGTCCAAGCCGCTCTCACGGGATTGGCCCCAGCCGACCGCGATTCGCTGGCGCTGGCGCTGCGCCACGACCTCGACGTATCCGAGGTCGCCGCCGCCATGGGCGCCAACGAACCCACTGCCCGAGCGCGCATATCGCGCGCCAAAGCTGCGCTGACAGCATCGGTCACCGGACTACTCCTCGCCCGTGACCGTGGGTCCTGCACCGGACTGGCCACCGCCCTGGCCGGCTTCGAGCGCGAGTGGACCCCGCTGATCCGAAAGCGCGTCGCCAAACACGCCAAGACCTGCCCGGACTGCTCCGAGCGGGGGACCAAACGAGCCACCGCTTACGTGTCGGCGTTCAGCCTGCCCGCCGTCATCGCACTGTCCTCACTGTCCCGGGCCCGAGCCGACGAGATGCTCGCTCACCTCGACCCCGGAGTCATGGCGGACGTGGGTTCATGGACCTCCGACGGTTTCCCCCGCCCTGTCCGAGAAGCCACCGCTTCTTCTTCGCGTGGCCCCCTCATCGCGGCCGGCGCGGCAGCCGTGGTGGTGATTGTGGTCGGAGGGGCATGGTGGCGCGGATCTTCCCAGCCGCAGCCCGAGCCGTCCATGATGGCGCTGACGGGTCCGGCGGCGTCAGCGACACAGTCTCCGACGGACCCCTCCCGGACTGATCCAGCGCCAACCAGGGACGCAGCGAGCCCCTCTCCGACCCCCACCGAAGCGTCCTCGGCCACGGCCTCGCCGTCCGCCACCACTACATCCACCGGGAGTACATCAACCGGGAGTACATCCACCGGGAGTACATCAACTGGGAGGTCGTCTGCCCCGACGAACGAGGACCCCGCGAAACGCCCGTCGGATACCAAGACCAAGTCACCGAGCAACGGCAACGGCAACGGCAACGGCAACGGCAACGCTCCCGATGCGGAACCCGAAACACCGCCTGGGACCGACGAGCCGACCAAGCACCCCGATCCACCGCAGCCCGATCCACCCACGAAACAGCCGGACCCGGAACCCGAACCAGAACAGACGAAACAGCCCGAGCCGGACCCGACACCCCGGCCCACCAAGCGACCGGAGGTCTCCGATGCACCCCCTGCCACCGCGAACCAGCCGGACGATGGGCCGGTGATCAAATGA